The following proteins are co-located in the Prionailurus viverrinus isolate Anna chromosome A1, UM_Priviv_1.0, whole genome shotgun sequence genome:
- the LOC125175329 gene encoding olfactory receptor 2W3 yields the protein MDGTNDSTQGNFILLGFSNHPHLERILFVVILIAYLLTLVGNTTIILVSRLDPHLHTPMYFFLTHLSFLDLSFTTSSIPQLLYNLNGHDKTISYTGCAIQLFLFLGLGGVECLLLAVMAYDRFVAVCKPLNYLVIMNPRLCMGLVLVAWGCGVANSLVMSPVTLQLPRCGRHSVDHFLCEMPALIRMACVNTAAIEGTVFVLAVGIVLSPLVFILVSYGYIVRAVLQIQPVSGRQKAFNTCGSHLTVVSLFYGNIIYMYMQPGNSSSQDQSKFLTLFYNIVTPLLNPLIYTLRNKEVKGALRRMLLDNRGVGKD from the coding sequence ATGGATGGGACCAATGACAGCACCCAGGGAAATTTCATCCTTTTGGGGTTTTCTAACCATCCCCATCTCGAGAGGATCCTCTTTGTTGTCATCTTGATTGCATACCTCCTGACCCTTGTGGGCAACACCACCATCATCCTGGTGTCCCGACTGGACCCCCACCTCCACACTCCTATGTACTTCTTCCTCACCCACCTATCTTTCCTGGACCTCAGTTTCACCACCAGCTCCATTCCTCAGCTGCTCTATAACCTGAATGGCCATGACAAGACCATCAGTTACACAGGCTGTGCCATCCAGCTCTTCCTGTTTCTGGGTCTAGGTGGTGTGGAGTGCTTGCTCCTGGCTGTCATGGCATATGACCGGTTTGTTGCAGTCTGCAAACCCCTGAACTACCTGGTGATCATGAATCCACGTCTCTGCATGGGCTTAGTGTTGGTGGCCTGGGGCTGTGGTGTGGCTAACTCCTTGGTCATGTCCCCAGTCACCCTGCAGTTACCCCGCTGTGGGCGCCACAGTGTGGACCACTTCCTGTGTGAGATGCCTGCCCTGATTCGGATGGCCTGTGTCAATACAGCTGCCATTGAAGGCACTGTCTTTGTCCTGGCAGTGGGCATTGTGCTGTCACCTCTAGTGTTTATCCTGGTGTCCTACGGCTACATTGTAAGGGCTGTGTTACAGATTCAGCCAGTGTCAGGGAGACAAAAGGCGTTTAACACCTGTGGTTCCCATCTCACAGTGGTCTCCCTTTTCTATGGAAACATCATCTACATGTACATGCAACCTGGAAACAGCTCTTCCCAGGACCAGAGCAAATTCCTCACCCTCTTCTACAACATTGTCACACCACTCCTGAACCCCCTGATTTACACCCTCCGAAACAAAGAGGTGAAGGGGGCACTGAGGAGAATGCTGCTGGATAACAGAGGGGTAGGAAAGGATTAA